In a single window of the Necator americanus strain Aroian chromosome X, whole genome shotgun sequence genome:
- a CDS encoding hypothetical protein (NECATOR_CHRX.G25607.T1): MRKLEWGDMGVKVDGRQLHHLRFADDIVLVTPSISQAERMLAEFDETCGCIGLQLNLQKTMFMRNGWVSDAPFTLNGTNISECTSYVYLGRELNMMNDLTPELGRRRRAAWGAYKNIEDVVKKTRNTRLRAHLFNTTVLPALTYASETWAFRKQEENAVSVIERAIERVMLGVSRFTQLRDGIRSSLLRQRSKIRDAAAFAKESKIRLAGHVMRFNDNRWTRAVSDWVPRDIKRTTGRPPTRWSDFFTKSLKEKYDALRVPRERRNHWATLARDRDKWKNYWRPLDQFEDQRESR, from the coding sequence atgcgaaagttggaatggggcgacatgggagtgaaggttgatggtcggcagctacaccatttgcgctttgctgatgacatcgtactggtaacacctagcatcagccaagcggaacgaatgctggccgaattcgacgaaacatgtggatgcatcggtcttcagctgaatctacaaaagacgatgttcatgcggaacggatgggtctcggatgccccattcacgctcaacggcacgaacatatccgaatgcaccagctacgtttatctgggtcgggaactgaacatgatgaacgacctgacccctgagctgggcaggaggagacgagcggcttggggagcgtacaagaacatcgaggatgtagtgaagaagaccaggaacacccggctccgtgctcacctcttcaacaccaccgtacttcctgctttgacctatgcttcggaaacctgggcatttcgcaagcaggaagaaaacgcagtgagcgtcattgaacgcgcaattgagagagtgatgctaggggtatcccgtttcacgcaattgagggacgggattcgaagttctctcctacgtcagcgatcgaagattagagacgccgccgcgtttgccaaggaaagtaaaataaggttggccggacacgtgatgcgctttaacgacaaccgttggaccagagccgtgagcgactgggttccacgcgatattaagcgcactacaggaagaccgccgacccgatggtcagatttcttcacgaagtccttgaaagaaaaatatgatgctcttcgtgtcccacgcgaaaggaggaaccactgggctactctggcacgcgatcgggacaaatggaagaattactggcgcccgctcgaccagttcgaagatcaacgggagtcaaggtga
- a CDS encoding hypothetical protein (NECATOR_CHRX.G25608.T1) codes for MMNDLTPKLGRRRRAAWGAYKSIEDVVRKTRNTRLRAHLFNTTVLPALTYASETWAFRKHEENAVSVIERAIERVLLGVSRFTQVRDGIRSSHLRQRSKIRDAAAFAKESKVGRTRDAL; via the coding sequence atgatgaacgacctgacccccaagctgggcaggaggagacgagcggcttggggagcgtacaagagcatcgaggatgtagtgaggaagaccaggaacacccggctccgtgctcacctcttcaacaccaccgtgcttcctgctttgacctatgcttcggaaacctgggcgtttcgcaagcacgaagaaaacgcagtgagcgtcattgaacgcgcaattgagagagtgttgctaggagtatcccgcttcacgcaagtgagagacgggattcgaagttctcacctacgtcagcgatcgaagattagagacgccgccgcgtttgccaaggaaagtaaggtgggccggacacgtgatgcgctttga
- a CDS encoding hypothetical protein (NECATOR_CHRX.G25609.T1), translated as MRLNDNRLTRAVSDWVPTILSTLQEEHRPPMRKEEPLGESGTRWGQMEELLAPARPVRRSTGVKDVTQFCEDVHKDVRTDVPPVPKGNKSNCYAVME; from the exons atgcgccttaacgacaaccgtttgACCAGAGCTGTGAGCGATTGGGTTCCCACGATATTAAGCACACTACAGGAAGAACACCGACCACCGatgcgaaaggaggaaccactgggcgaatCTGGCACGCGAtggggacaaatggaagaattactggcgcccgctcgaccagttcgaagatcaacgggagtcaag GATGTCACACAGTTTTGTGAAGATGTGCACAAAGATGTTAGAACAGATGTCCCTCCCGTCCCGAAGGGAAATAAGTCGAACTGTTACGCTGTGATGGAGTGA
- a CDS encoding hypothetical protein (NECATOR_CHRX.G25610.T1) translates to MIEKLHEGQQCEQAEFRKGFSTIAHIHTVSKLIEVSREYKMPLYLTFLDLNQPSGTKADRIGRNMWMHRSSAESAKDDFWCPFHTQESEHIRMHQLRLSGSGIEHDERAGQEETERIRAWKM, encoded by the coding sequence atgATTGAAAAATTGCATGAAGGACAGCAatgcgagcaagcagagtttcgaaaaggattcagcacaattgcccacattcacactgtttcgaaactcatcgaggtgtcacgagagtacaagatgccgctctatCTCACGTTCCTCGACTTgaatcagccaagcggaacgaaagCTGACCGAATTGGaagaaacatgtggatgcatcggtcttcagccgaatctgcaaaagacgatttCTGGTGCCCCTTTCACACACAAGAGagcgaacatatccgaatgcaccagctacgtttatctgggtcgggaattgaacatgatgaacgagctgggcaggaagagacggagcgtataagagcatggaagatgtag
- a CDS encoding hypothetical protein (NECATOR_CHRX.G25611.T1), with amino-acid sequence MAVLRNPKRTTIASRREMEKIIYDLYSDLFDSHVHFPSHHLRQNRTKTPEEPSASAHQHPGEALYTLPVGM; translated from the exons atggctgttctccggaacccgaagagaacaaccattgcatcgagaagagaaatggagaaaatcatctacgacctctactctgatctcttcgacagccatgtccactttcCTTCTCACCATCTCAG ACAGAATAGGACgaaaacacctgaagaaccttccgccagtgctcatcaacaccctggcgaggctctttacacgttacctgtcggaatgtaA
- a CDS encoding hypothetical protein (NECATOR_CHRX.G25612.T1), translating to MRLTLALLALVGYAMAGVYKVPLTKVETPRLRMMREGTWTRFLEEREAMRIVMGRTMGADVVPQVVNDFTDTQYLGNITLGTPEQSFTVVLDTGSANLWIPDSSCNAVACKNKRKYQASESSTYKKDGKEWSIEYGTGAANGILAEETVRFGDQGTQQLVVPNTGFGQATRLAAFFAHVHLDGILGLGFPELAVEGVLPPFFNAVKQGLLDEPIFTVFLKHMEHQENVPGGVYTYGGLDKENCGEVIAYEPLSSATYWQFKMDAVAAGSFSANQGWEAMSDTGTSFIGIPNNLLGGIAQALRSKHDPRSGVYLVPCDADLNLDLTIGGKVYSIKGPNLAVHGVKNNDETCLLPFFGQNSMGFGPAWLLGDPFIRQFCNIHDIEKKQIGFAESKQQ from the exons ATGAGATTGACGTTGGCTTTGTTGGCCCTGGTGGGATACGCCATGGCTGGAGTGTATAAGGTTCCTCTCACAAAGGTCGAGACGCCACGTTTGAGAATGATGCGTGAAGGGACGTGGACTAGGTTCCTCGAGGAGAGGGAAGCTATGCGTATTGTAATGGGACGCACAATGGGCGCTGATGTCGTTCCTCAAGTT GTAAACGACTTTACAGACACGCAGTATCTTGGAAATATTACACTCGGCACACCAGAGCAGTCATTTACG GTTGTCCTTGACACTGGATCCGCCAACTTGTGGATTCCTGACAGCTCTTGCAACGCTGTTGCTTGCAAAAACAAGCGTAAATACCAAGCGTCGGAGTCCTCTACATACAAGAAGGATGGCAAAGAGTGGTCAATCGAG TACGGCACCGGTGCAGCAAATGGAATTCTTGCAGAAGAGACTGTAAGATTTGGTGATCAGGGAACTCAGCAACTTGTCGTTCCGAACACTGGATTTGGCCAAGCTACCCGCCTTGCTGCCTTCTTCGCTCAT gtACACCTGGATGGCATCCTCGGGTTAGGATTCCCCGAACTTGCAGTGGAAGGTGTTTTGCCTCCTTTCTTCAACGCAGTAAAGCAAGGTCTCCTCGATGAACCCATTTTCACCGTTTTCCTCAAGCACATGGAAC ATCAAGAAAACGTCCCTGGTGGAGTTTACACATACGGAGGTTTGGACAAGGAAAATTGCGGAGAAGTGATTGCCTACGAGCCCTTGAGTTCCGCAACATACTGGCAGTTTAAG ATGGATGCAGTCGCAGCCGGTTCGTTTTCTGCAAATCAAGGTTGGGAAGCCATGTCGGACACTGGAACCTCGTTTATAGGTATTCCTAACAACCTTCTTGGAGGAATAGCTCAGGCTCTGAGATCAAAG catGACCCAAGAAGTGGTGTCTACCTCGTCCCCTGCGACGCAGATCTGAATCTTGACTTGACTATCGGTGGTAAAGTCTACTCAATTAAAGGGCCAAATCTCGCTGTCCACGgagtaaaaaataatgatgaaaCTTGCTTGCTGCCCTTCTTCGGACAGAACTCAATGGGATTCGGTCCCGCGTGGCTCCTTGGCGATCCATTCATCCGACAATTTTGCAACATCCACGATATTGAGAAAAAGCAAATCGGTTTTGCAGAATCAAAGCAACAGTAA